A single genomic interval of Sebastes umbrosus isolate fSebUmb1 chromosome 11, fSebUmb1.pri, whole genome shotgun sequence harbors:
- the LOC119496818 gene encoding uncharacterized protein LOC119496818 isoform X4 — protein sequence MVLDQVDQVHGTGPGPWHWTRWTRCMVLDQVDQVHGTGPGAWYWTRCTVLDQVHGPGPGARYWTRSMVLDQVHDTGSGGPSAWYWTRCTVLDQVHGTGPGPWYWTRCMVLDHVHGTGPGPWSWTRCMILDQVDQVHGTGQGAWFWIRCMVLDQVHGSGPGACYWIRCMVLDQVHGTGPCACYWIRCMVLDQVHGIGPGGPGAWYWTRWTRCMVLDQVHVTGSGAWYWTRCMLLDQVHGTGPGAWYWTRSM from the exons ATGGTACTGGACCAGGTGGACCAGGTCCATGGTACTGGACCAGGTCCATGGCACTGGACCAGGTGGACCAGGTGCATGGTACTGGACCAGGTGGACCAGGTGCACGGTACTGGACCAGGTGCATGGTACTGGACCAG GTGCACGGTACTGGACCAGGTGCATGGTCCTGGACCAGGTGCACGGTACTGGACCAGGTCCATGGTCCTGGACCAGGTGCATGATACTGGATCAGGTGGACCAAGTGCATGGTACTGGACCAGGTGTACGGTACTGGACCAGGTGCACGGTACTGGACCAGGTCCATGGTACTGGACCAGGTGCATGGTACTGGACCATGTGCATGGTACTGGACCAGGTCCATGGTCCTGGACCAGGTGCATGATACTGGACCAGGTGGATCAGGTGCATGGTACTGGACAAGGTGCATGGTTCTGGATCAGGTGCATGGTACTGGACCAGGTGCATGGTTCTGGACCAGGTGCATGTTACTGGATCAGGTGCATGGTTCTGGACCAGGTCCATGGTACTGGACCATGTGCATGTTACTGGATCAGGTGCATGGTACTGGACCAGGTGCATGGTATTGGACCAGGTGGACCAGGTGCATGGTACTGGACCAGGTGGACCAGGTGCATGGTACTGGACCAGGTGCATGTTACTGGATCAGGTGCATGGTACTGGACCAGGTGCATGTTACTGGATCAGGTGCATGGTACTGGACCAGGTGCATGGTACTGGACCAGGTCCATGTGA
- the LOC119496818 gene encoding uncharacterized protein LOC119496818 isoform X10, with protein sequence MVLDQVDQVHGTGPGPWHWTRWTRCMVLDQVDQVHGTGPGARYWTRCMVLDQVHGTGPGPWSWTRCMILDQVDQVHGTGPGVRYWTRCTVLDQVHGTGPGAWYWTMCMVLDQVHGPGPGA encoded by the exons ATGGTACTGGACCAGGTGGACCAGGTCCATGGTACTGGACCAGGTCCATGGCACTGGACCAGGTGGACCAGGTGCATGGTACTGGACCAGGTGGACCAGGTGCACGGTACTGGACCAG GTGCACGGTACTGGACCAGGTGCATGGTCCTGGACCAGGTGCACGGTACTGGACCAGGTCCATGGTCCTGGACCAGGTGCATGATACTGGATCAGGTGGACCAAGTGCATGGTACTGGACCAGGTGTACGGTACTGGACCAGGTGCACGGTACTGGACCAGGTCCATGGTACTGGACCAGGTGCATGGTACTGGACCATGTGCATGGTACTGGACCAGGTCCATGGTCCTGGACCAGGTGCATGA
- the LOC119496818 gene encoding uncharacterized protein LOC119496818 isoform X8 gives MVLDQVDQVHGTGPGPWHWTRWTRCMVLDQVDQVHGTGPGAWYWTRCTVLDQVHGTGPGAWSWTRCTVLDQVHGTGPCAWYWTRSMVLDQVHDTGPGGSGAWYWTRCMVLDQVHGTGPGAWFWTRCMLLDQVHGSGPGPWYWTMCMLLDQVHGTGPGAWYWTRWTRCMVLDQVDQVHGTGPGACYWIRCMVLDQVHVTGSGAWYWTRCMVLDQVHVTFLIEGLK, from the exons ATGGTACTGGACCAGGTGGACCAGGTCCATGGTACTGGACCAGGTCCATGGCACTGGACCAGGTGGACCAGGTGCATGGTACTGGACCAGGTGGACCAGGTGCACGGTACTGGACCAGGTGCATGGTACTGGACCAGGTGCACGGTACTGGACCAG GTGCACGGTACTGGACCAGGTGCATGGTCCTGGACCAGGTGCACGGTACTGGACCAG GTGCATGGTACTGGACCATGTGCATGGTACTGGACCAGGTCCATGGTCCTGGACCAGGTGCATGATACTGGACCAGGTGGATCAGGTGCATGGTACTGGACAAGGTGCATGGTTCTGGATCAGGTGCATGGTACTGGACCAGGTGCATGGTTCTGGACCAGGTGCATGTTACTGGATCAGGTGCATGGTTCTGGACCAGGTCCATGGTACTGGACCATGTGCATGTTACTGGATCAGGTGCATGGTACTGGACCAGGTGCATGGTATTGGACCAGGTGGACCAGGTGCATGGTACTGGACCAGGTGGACCAGGTGCATGGTACTGGACCAGGTGCATGTTACTGGATCAGGTGCATGGTACTGGACCAGGTGCATGTTACTGGATCAGGTGCATGGTACTGGACCAGGTGCATGGTACTGGACCAGGTCCATGTGACATTTTTAATTGAAGGTCTGAAATAA
- the LOC119496818 gene encoding uncharacterized protein LOC119496818 isoform X7, which translates to MVLDQVDQVHGTGPGPWHWTRWTRCMVLDQVDQVHGTGPGAWYWTRCTVLDQVHDTGSGGPSAWYWTRCTVLDQVHGTGPGPWYWTRCMVLDHVHGTGPGPWSWTRCMILDQVDQVHGTGQGAWFWIRCMVLDQVHGSGPGACYWIRCMVLDQVHGTGPCACYWIRCMVLDQVHGIGPGGPGAWYWTRWTRCMVLDQVHVTGSGAWYWTRCMLLDQVHGTGPGAWYWTRSM; encoded by the exons ATGGTACTGGACCAGGTGGACCAGGTCCATGGTACTGGACCAGGTCCATGGCACTGGACCAGGTGGACCAGGTGCATGGTACTGGACCAGGTGGACCAGGTGCACGGTACTGGACCAGGTGCATGGTACTGGACCAGGTGCACGGTACTGGACCAG GTGCATGATACTGGATCAGGTGGACCAAGTGCATGGTACTGGACCAGGTGTACGGTACTGGACCAGGTGCACGGTACTGGACCAGGTCCATGGTACTGGACCAGGTGCATGGTACTGGACCATGTGCATGGTACTGGACCAGGTCCATGGTCCTGGACCAGGTGCATGATACTGGACCAGGTGGATCAGGTGCATGGTACTGGACAAGGTGCATGGTTCTGGATCAGGTGCATGGTACTGGACCAGGTGCATGGTTCTGGACCAGGTGCATGTTACTGGATCAGGTGCATGGTTCTGGACCAGGTCCATGGTACTGGACCATGTGCATGTTACTGGATCAGGTGCATGGTACTGGACCAGGTGCATGGTATTGGACCAGGTGGACCAGGTGCATGGTACTGGACCAGGTGGACCAGGTGCATGGTACTGGACCAGGTGCATGTTACTGGATCAGGTGCATGGTACTGGACCAGGTGCATGTTACTGGATCAGGTGCATGGTACTGGACCAGGTGCATGGTACTGGACCAGGTCCATGTGA
- the LOC119496818 gene encoding uncharacterized protein LOC119496818 isoform X9: MVLDQVDQVHGTGPGPWHWTRWTRCMVLDQVDQVHGTGPGAWYWTRCTVLDQVHLTGPGGPGAWYWTWWTRCTVVDQVHGTGPGGPGARYWTRCMVLDQVHGTGPGAWYWTMCMVLDQVHGPGPGA; encoded by the exons ATGGTACTGGACCAGGTGGACCAGGTCCATGGTACTGGACCAGGTCCATGGCACTGGACCAGGTGGACCAGGTGCATGGTACTGGACCAGGTGGACCAGGTGCACGGTACTGGACCAGGTGCATGGTACTGGACCAGGTGCACGGTACTGGACCAGGTGCATCTTACTGGACCAGGTGGACCAGGTGCATGGTACTGGACCTGGTGGACCAGGTGCACGGTAGTGGACCAGGTGCATGGTACTGGACCAGGTGGACCAGGTGCACGGTACTGGACCAGGTGCATGGTCCTGGACCAGGTGCACGGTACTGGACCAG GTGCATGGTACTGGACCATGTGCATGGTACTGGACCAGGTCCATGGTCCTGGACCAGGTGCATGA
- the LOC119496818 gene encoding uncharacterized protein LOC119496818 isoform X5, which produces MALDQVDQVHGTGPGGPGARYWTRCMVLDQVHGTGPGASYWTRWTRCMVLDLVDQVHGSGPGAWYWTRWTRCTVLDQVHGPGPGARYWTRSMVLDQVHDTGSGGPSAWYWTRCTVLDQVHGTGPGPWYWTRCMVLDHVHGTGPGPWSWTRCMILDQVHGTGPGAWFWTRCMLLDQVHGSGPGPWYWTMCMLLDQVHGTGPGAWYWTRCMVLDQVHVTGSGAWYWTRCMLLDQVHGTGPGAWYWTRSM; this is translated from the exons ATGGCACTGGACCAGGTGGACCAGGTGCATGGTACTGGACCAGGTGGACCAGGTGCACGGTACTGGACCAGGTGCATGGTACTGGACCAGGTGCACGGTACTGGACCAGGTGCATCTTACTGGACCAGGTGGACCAGGTGCATGGTACTGGACCTGGTGGACCAGGTGCACGGTAGTGGACCAGGTGCATGGTACTGGACCAGGTGGACCAGGTGCACGGTACTGGACCAGGTGCATGGTCCTGGACCAGGTGCACGGTACTGGACCAGGTCCATGGTCCTGGACCAGGTGCATGATACTGGATCAGGTGGACCAAGTGCATGGTACTGGACCAGGTGTACGGTACTGGACCAGGTGCACGGTACTGGACCAGGTCCATGGTACTGGACCAGGTGCATGGTACTGGACCATGTGCATGGTACTGGACCAGGTCCATGGTCCTGGACCAGGTGCATGATACTGGACCAG GTGCATGGTACTGGACCAGGTGCATGGTTCTGGACCAGGTGCATGTTACTGGATCAGGTGCATGGTTCTGGACCAGGTCCATGGTACTGGACCATGTGCATGTTACTGGATCAGGTGCATGGTACTGGACCAGGTGCATGGTATTGGACCAG GTGCATGGTACTGGACCAGGTGCATGTTACTGGATCAGGTGCATGGTACTGGACCAGGTGCATGTTACTGGATCAGGTGCATGGTACTGGACCAGGTGCATGGTACTGGACCAGGTCCATGTGA
- the LOC119496818 gene encoding uncharacterized protein LOC119496818 isoform X1, protein MALDQVDQVHGTGPGGPGARYWTRCMVLDQVHGTGPGASYWTRWTRCMVLDLVDQVHGSGPGAWYWTRWTRCTVLDQVHGPGPGARYWTRSMVLDQVHDTGSGGPSAWYWTRCTVLDQVHGTGPGPWYWTRCMVLDHVHGTGPGPWSWTRCMILDQVHGTGPGAWFWTRCMLLDQVHGSGPGPWYWTMCMLLDQVHGTGPGAWYWTRWTRCMVLDQVDQVHGTGPGACYWIRCMVLDQVHVTGSGAWYWTRCMVLDQVHVTFLIEGLK, encoded by the exons ATGGCACTGGACCAGGTGGACCAGGTGCATGGTACTGGACCAGGTGGACCAGGTGCACGGTACTGGACCAGGTGCATGGTACTGGACCAGGTGCACGGTACTGGACCAGGTGCATCTTACTGGACCAGGTGGACCAGGTGCATGGTACTGGACCTGGTGGACCAGGTGCACGGTAGTGGACCAGGTGCATGGTACTGGACCAGGTGGACCAGGTGCACGGTACTGGACCAGGTGCATGGTCCTGGACCAGGTGCACGGTACTGGACCAGGTCCATGGTCCTGGACCAGGTGCATGATACTGGATCAGGTGGACCAAGTGCATGGTACTGGACCAGGTGTACGGTACTGGACCAGGTGCACGGTACTGGACCAGGTCCATGGTACTGGACCAGGTGCATGGTACTGGACCATGTGCATGGTACTGGACCAGGTCCATGGTCCTGGACCAGGTGCATGATACTGGACCAG GTGCATGGTACTGGACCAGGTGCATGGTTCTGGACCAGGTGCATGTTACTGGATCAGGTGCATGGTTCTGGACCAGGTCCATGGTACTGGACCATGTGCATGTTACTGGATCAGGTGCATGGTACTGGACCAGGTGCATGGTATTGGACCAGGTGGACCAGGTGCATGGTACTGGACCAGGTGGACCAGGTGCATGGTACTGGACCAGGTGCATGTTACTGGATCAGGTGCATGGTACTGGACCAGGTGCATGTTACTGGATCAGGTGCATGGTACTGGACCAGGTGCATGGTACTGGACCAGGTCCATGTGACATTTTTAATTGAAGGTCTGAAATAA
- the LOC119496818 gene encoding uncharacterized protein LOC119496818 isoform X6 yields the protein MALDQVDQVHGTGPGGPGARYWTRCMVLDQVHGTGPGASYWTRWTRCMVLDLVDQVHGSGPGAWYWTRWTRCTVLDQVHGPGPGARYWTRSMVLDQVHDTGSGGPSAWYWTRCTVLDQVHGTGPGPWYWTRCMVLDHVHGTGPGPWSWTRCMILDQVHGTGPGAWFWTRCMLLDQVHGSGPGPWYWTMCMLLDQVHGTGPGAWYWTRCMLLDQVHGTGPGACYWIRCMVLDQVHGTGPGPCDIFN from the exons ATGGCACTGGACCAGGTGGACCAGGTGCATGGTACTGGACCAGGTGGACCAGGTGCACGGTACTGGACCAGGTGCATGGTACTGGACCAGGTGCACGGTACTGGACCAGGTGCATCTTACTGGACCAGGTGGACCAGGTGCATGGTACTGGACCTGGTGGACCAGGTGCACGGTAGTGGACCAGGTGCATGGTACTGGACCAGGTGGACCAGGTGCACGGTACTGGACCAGGTGCATGGTCCTGGACCAGGTGCACGGTACTGGACCAGGTCCATGGTCCTGGACCAGGTGCATGATACTGGATCAGGTGGACCAAGTGCATGGTACTGGACCAGGTGTACGGTACTGGACCAGGTGCACGGTACTGGACCAGGTCCATGGTACTGGACCAGGTGCATGGTACTGGACCATGTGCATGGTACTGGACCAGGTCCATGGTCCTGGACCAGGTGCATGATACTGGACCAG GTGCATGGTACTGGACCAGGTGCATGGTTCTGGACCAGGTGCATGTTACTGGATCAGGTGCATGGTTCTGGACCAGGTCCATGGTACTGGACCATGTGCATGTTACTGGATCAGGTGCATGGTACTGGACCAG GTGCATGGTACTGGACCAGGTGCATGTTACTGGATCAGGTGCATGGTACTGGACCAGGTGCATGTTACTGGATCAGGTGCATGGTACTGGACCAGGTGCATGGTACTGGACCAGGTCCATGTGACATTTTTAATTGA
- the LOC119496818 gene encoding uncharacterized protein LOC119496818 isoform X2, protein MALDQVDQVHGTGPGGPGARYWTRCMVLDQVHGTGPGASYWTRWTRCMVLDLVDQVHGSGPGAWYWTRWTRCTVLDQVHGPGPGARYWTRSMVLDQVHDTGSGGPSAWYWTRCTVLDQVHGTGPGPWYWTRCMVLDHVHGTGPGPWSWTRCMILDQVDQVHGTGQGAWFWIRCMVLDQVHGSGPGACYWIRCMVLDQVHGTGPCACYWIRCMVLDQVHGIGPGAWYWTRCMLLDQVHGTGPGACYWIRCMVLDQVHGTGPGPCDIFN, encoded by the exons ATGGCACTGGACCAGGTGGACCAGGTGCATGGTACTGGACCAGGTGGACCAGGTGCACGGTACTGGACCAGGTGCATGGTACTGGACCAGGTGCACGGTACTGGACCAGGTGCATCTTACTGGACCAGGTGGACCAGGTGCATGGTACTGGACCTGGTGGACCAGGTGCACGGTAGTGGACCAGGTGCATGGTACTGGACCAGGTGGACCAGGTGCACGGTACTGGACCAGGTGCATGGTCCTGGACCAGGTGCACGGTACTGGACCAGGTCCATGGTCCTGGACCAGGTGCATGATACTGGATCAGGTGGACCAAGTGCATGGTACTGGACCAGGTGTACGGTACTGGACCAGGTGCACGGTACTGGACCAGGTCCATGGTACTGGACCAGGTGCATGGTACTGGACCATGTGCATGGTACTGGACCAGGTCCATGGTCCTGGACCAGGTGCATGATACTGGACCAGGTGGATCAGGTGCATGGTACTGGACAAGGTGCATGGTTCTGGATCAGGTGCATGGTACTGGACCAGGTGCATGGTTCTGGACCAGGTGCATGTTACTGGATCAGGTGCATGGTTCTGGACCAGGTCCATGGTACTGGACCATGTGCATGTTACTGGATCAGGTGCATGGTACTGGACCAGGTGCATGGTATTGGACCAG GTGCATGGTACTGGACCAGGTGCATGTTACTGGATCAGGTGCATGGTACTGGACCAGGTGCATGTTACTGGATCAGGTGCATGGTACTGGACCAGGTGCATGGTACTGGACCAGGTCCATGTGACATTTTTAATTGA
- the LOC119496818 gene encoding uncharacterized protein LOC119496818 isoform X3 — protein MALDQVDQVHGTGPGGPGARYWTRCMVLDQVHGTGPGASYWTRWTRCMVLDLVDQVHGSGPGAWYWTRWTRCTVLDQVHGPGPGARYWTRSMVLDQVHDTGSGGPSAWYWTRCTVLDQVHGTGPGPWYWTRCMVLDHVHGTGPGPWSWTRCMILDQVDQVHGTGQGAWFWIRCMVLDQVHGSGPGACYWIRCMVLDQVHGTGPCACYWIRCMVLDQVHGTGPGACYWIRCMVLDQVHVTGSGAWYWTRCMVLDQVHVTFLIEGLK, from the exons ATGGCACTGGACCAGGTGGACCAGGTGCATGGTACTGGACCAGGTGGACCAGGTGCACGGTACTGGACCAGGTGCATGGTACTGGACCAGGTGCACGGTACTGGACCAGGTGCATCTTACTGGACCAGGTGGACCAGGTGCATGGTACTGGACCTGGTGGACCAGGTGCACGGTAGTGGACCAGGTGCATGGTACTGGACCAGGTGGACCAGGTGCACGGTACTGGACCAGGTGCATGGTCCTGGACCAGGTGCACGGTACTGGACCAGGTCCATGGTCCTGGACCAGGTGCATGATACTGGATCAGGTGGACCAAGTGCATGGTACTGGACCAGGTGTACGGTACTGGACCAGGTGCACGGTACTGGACCAGGTCCATGGTACTGGACCAGGTGCATGGTACTGGACCATGTGCATGGTACTGGACCAGGTCCATGGTCCTGGACCAGGTGCATGATACTGGACCAGGTGGATCAGGTGCATGGTACTGGACAAGGTGCATGGTTCTGGATCAGGTGCATGGTACTGGACCAGGTGCATGGTTCTGGACCAGGTGCATGTTACTGGATCAGGTGCATGGTTCTGGACCAGGTCCATGGTACTGGACCATGTGCATGTTACTGGATCAGGTGCATGGTACTGGACCAG GTGCATGGTACTGGACCAGGTGCATGTTACTGGATCAGGTGCATGGTACTGGACCAGGTGCATGTTACTGGATCAGGTGCATGGTACTGGACCAGGTGCATGGTACTGGACCAGGTCCATGTGACATTTTTAATTGAAGGTCTGAAATAA